The DNA sequence GCCCAGCTCGGCGAGGTCGGACCGGCGGAACGGCGACGGCGCGCTGACCACGTAGCGGGCGAAACCGAGCTCGGGCGCCCGCCGGGCCGCGGCCAGGTGCGCGGACACGACGTCGGCGACGTCGACCCGCCGGTGGCAGAACTCCACCAGCTTGAGCGTGGTGTCGTCATGGGCGGCGCGGACGTCGTCGCGGTCGTCGGCCTCGGGGAAGAACCGCGAGGTTCGCAGCACCACCACCGGCAGCCCCGGGTCCAGCGCGGCCAGCTCGCACAGGTCCTCGGCGGCGGTCTTGGTGGCTCCGTAGACGTTGCGGACCCGCGGCACCACGGTCTCGTCGATCCAGGTCGCGGGCCCGCCCGGTGCCGGGGTCAGCGCGCGGCCGAACCCGCTGGTCGAGGACGTGAACACCACGCCCCGTACCCCCGCGGCGGCGGACTCCTCCAGCACCGCGATGGTGCCCGACACGTTCGTGTCGACGAAGTCCTGTCTGCTGTGCGAGCCGACGTGCGGCTTGTGCAGCGTCGCGGTGTGCAGGACGTGGGTGACCCCCCGCAACGCCGACCGCAGGGCGTCGCGGTCGGTCAGCGACGCGACGACCGCGGTCCACGGCGAGGGCCGCCGGTCCAGGCCGACGACGGGCACCCCGTCGCCGGTCAGGGTGCGGACCAGCGCCTCACCGAGGTGGCCGGAACTGCCGGTGACGAGAACACGTTCCACCCCACCAGTGAACCCGCTCAGGCAAGCAGGTTCCGCAGCTCGGTCACCGCCGTCCGCAGCTCCCTGGCGAACGCGTGCATCCCCTCGGCCTGGTCGGCCGGGGTGGACAGGTGCACGTGGAAGCGGTCGGGCAGCAGCACGTAGGCGACCCCGATGCAGCGCGAGCTGGTCGAGCCGAACCCGAAGTACCGGATGTTGTCCGACGGCGCCGAGCTGGTCGACAGCCAGTCGTCGCGCATGATCGTCCAGCCGGGGGAGTCGAACACCGCGAGCTGCTCGGTGACGCCCAGCTCCGCCCCGCGGCGGCGCCGGATCCAGTCCAGTTCCCACAGGTGCTGCTCGGGTGCGTCGCCCTGCTGGCACTGCTTCGCGCGGGCGCCGTGGGCCGCGGCGGCGGCCCGGAAGGTCTCGACCTTGTCGGCGTCGGACGCCTGCGGGTCGTCCATCGTGTCGACGAACGCGACCATCTCGGGGGTGACGACCCGCATCGCCTCGGTGCGGCCGCGCCGGAACTGCCGGGTCGCGATCGACTCGTAGGTGGCGCCGGTGACGCCCTTGGCCCGCCGGTGCGCGACCTGGTAGCAGGCCTGCACGAAGGCGTCCGGGGAGCACTTCAGGGCCTTCGCGGCGTCCGCGCCGAAGTCGTCGAAGGCGACGAGCTCGGTGGCGGTGGCATCGAGGAAGGCGGCGAACTCGTCGTGCGCGCGGGAGACGGTGGCGCGCAGGTCGTCGTCGAGGACGAACCGCAGCTCGCCGTGCGGCGGAGTGCCCTGCGGGCGGGTCCCGATCCGCTCGGCGTGCACCTCGACCGGGTCGGCGAACATGGCGTCGACCAGGGTGAGAACGGTCGTGCCGTCGAGCTCGCAGTGCTCGATGTTGACCCCGGCGGTGCCGTCGGCGAGCACGACGATCGACAGCGCCTTGTCGAACCAGCGGTCGCCGGAGTCCCCCGCCAGCAGGGTCCGCGCGGCGGACTCCTCGTCGGCGGGGTCCGTCTCGTCCAGGCAGACCGCGAGCAGCGCCCGCTCCACCAGGTCGACGGCCTCGGCATTGGCCGGGTCCAGCCCGGTCAGCCGGTCCCGCACCGCGGCCCACTCGGCCCGGGCCAGGGTCGTCAGCGCGCCGACCGCGTCGCCGGTGGCGGCCCGCTCGGGATGGGCCTCGCGGATCTCCCGCAGCGCGTCCGCGATCTCCCCGGCGGTGTGCGACGCCCCGTCCTCGCCGATCACGTCGAGGCGGTGGATCCGGCCGCGGTGCAGCACCACGACGTGCCGCTCGGTGGACGGACCCGGCCAGCCGTCGCTGTAGGGGGTGCGGACGGTGTCCTGCGGGTCGCCCGGGATGCGGGTGGTGGAGAAGATGTGGCGGCTCTGGTCCATCGACTGTGCCACGCCCCGGTTGACCAGCGGCGGGAACGTCCCGGCATCGAGGTCGGCCTTGTGCCCGAGAGCGGCCACGGTGAGCTGCGCGGCCCGCTCGCACGGGTCGGTGGTGGTGCCCGGTCCGAACAGGAAGAAGAAGTTCGCGTTGAGCGCGATCCGGTCGCGACGGCCCAGGTAGCGCGACGGCCAGAACGCGTCCAGCCAGCTGTGGGTGCCGGCGTCGAAGCGTTCGAGGTCGGCCTGCAGCACCGACGCCGGGCCGCCCTCGACGAGCAGCTCGTGGGCGGCGGCCTCGGTGCGGGCGTACTCGTCCGGGGTGAGCAGCGGGGCGCACCACTCGAGGAAGCGGTCGACCGAGGCGGACAGCGTCGGGAGCGGCACCTTCGACAGGTCGTCGTCGGCCGCGAACGTGGTGGTCACGCCCATCAGTCCAGCAGCCCGTCGACGCGCACGGCGCGCGACCCCCCGTGTTCGGACAGTGTCCTCCCGAACAGCTGGCGGGTGCGGGCCGCGCTGCCGACCACCCCCGGGCGGGTGCTGTAGGAGAAGATCGCCGTGTGCCGGGCGGTGTCGCCGCGCACCTCGGTCACCCGGTGCAGCGAGTACCGGCCGCGGAACAGCTGCAGGTCACCGGGGCGCAGCACCAGCCGTCGGACCCGGGCGCCGCCCCTCCCGTGCAGGACCTCGGCGACGTCGGCGGTGTTCTCCGAGGTGGTGTCGCGGATGTCGGGGCAGTACTCGAAGACCCCGCCGGCCTCCGGCGCGCGGGTCAGCAGGCTGATCGCGATCTCGTTGGTGTCGAAGTGCCACGGGTGCGACCGGCCGTCGCCGACGACGTTGAGGCACAGCCCGGCCAGCGGGTCCGCCAGCTCGTGCAGCTCGGGCACGCCGGTGCAGGCGGCGAGGAACGCGCGGAACGCGGGCTGCGGGTAGAGGCGGTGGATCAGGGCTGCGGCCGGGATCCGGTCCCGCGCGACGAAGGCGTTGCCCCGCTCCATCCGCACCCGCGCCGGGTGGTCGGCGGGCAGCGTGGGGTCCGGGTCGGTGTTGTAGACGTTGACCACGGCGGTCTCGTGGTGCGCCAGCGGGGCGACCGCCTCGCCCTCGGTCCGCAGCCGGTCCCGCCACGACGCCCGGACGAACCCGGGGAGCACCGCGCAGCCGTCCGCGGCGAGCTGGGCACGGGCCCGGCGGACCGCGTCCTCCCAGCCGGACGAGCCCGGTTCGTGCACCGGGTAGCGCGTCAGGTCGACCGGGTCGAGTTCCTGCGGGGCCGCGAGTGCGGACGGCTGCACGGATCAGCTCCTTCGTGCCCGGGCAGCACCGGTGCTGCCCGCGGTGTCACCGTCATCCAAACCCGATCGGTGTCGACGGATCAACGGTGAGTGACCAAATGATCAGATTCCGTGTGCAGTGGGAGGCTGTCCTTGCGAGAGGGAACCCCGGCGGAGGTTGGTTCGTTGATCCCGTCGGCGAGCGAGGAGGCTGTCATGGGAGCTGTGAGCCCCACCCACTGGTTGGTCGTGCTGGTCGTGCTTGTCCTGCTGTTCGGCGCGAAGAAGCTCCCGGAGATGGCGCGGTCGGTCGGTCGGTCCAGCCGGATCCTGAAGAGCGAGATGCGCGGCCTGCGCGACGACGACGAGCGCCCGGGGGAGACCGGCCCCGGCGGCGCGACCCGGGCCGACCCCGAGGTCCGTGACCCCGGCACCCGGCAGCCGGGGGCGGCGGAGGCCACCGCCCGTCCCGAGCCCCGCCCCGAGACCCACCGGGCCTGACGCCGCAGGACGGACGACGCATGACGGTGCTCGTGACGGGGGCCAGCCGCGGGGTCGGCGCGGCCACCGCCCGGCTGCTGGCCGCACGCGGCCAGGACATCCTCGTCGGGCACCGGGCCTCGCCGGAGGACGCCGCGGCCGTCGTCGCGGAGTGCCGGGCGGCCGGGGTGAACGCTGCCGCGGTCGCCGCGGACGTCACCCGCACCGAGGGCGTCGAGCAGCTGTTCGACGCGGCGGCGGCCCTGCCGTCGCCGCTGACCGGGGTGGTCGCGAACGCCGGCGGTGCCCCCTCGCGGCAGCGCCTGGAGGACATGAGCGACGCCCGGATCGACGAGGTCCTCGCACTCAACCTGCGCGCGGCACTGCTCTGCTCGCGCGAGGCGGTGCACCGCATGTCCACCCGCTACGGCGGGGCGGGCGGGGTGCTCGTGCACGTCACCTCCCGCGCGGCGGTGCTCGGCTCGCCCGGCGAGTGGAACGACTACGCGGCTGCGAAGGCCGGGGTCGAGGCGCTCGTCGTCGGGCTCGCGAAGGAGGTCGCCGCCGACGGGATCCGGGTGGCGGCCGTCCGGCCGGGCCTGCTCGACACCGACTTCCACGCCAGGGCCGGCGAGCCGGGGCGGATCGAGCGGATGGCGCCGTCGATCCCGATGGGCCGGGCCGGTCACCCCGACGAGGTGGCGACGGCGATCGCCTGGCTCCTGTCCGACGAGGCCAGCTACGTCACCGGCGCGGTGCTGGACGTGTCCGGCGGGCGCTGACCGGCGGGTCGGGAGCCCGCGTCAGCCCGGCGTCGCGGGTCCACCGGCGCGGGTCGGGGCCCGGCCGGCGGTAGGGGAACGGACCGACTGTGGACGGCGGTCGGCGGCGGCGCTCAGGAGGCGGCGCGGGCCGAGCGCCCGAAGCCGATCCGTCCGCGGCGGCGGGCACGACGCCCGGCCCCGGAGGTCTCGGCGCACAGCAGGCATCCGTCCCCGGGCGGTGAGGCCAGCGACGCCGGCAGCACCACGTGCCCGCAGAGCGCGGTGCAGTGGCCGGTCCCGGCGGCGAGCGAGTCGGCCAGGACCGCCTGCGCCACGACGTGGCTGCGGCTGTCCCGGGCGCAGGTGACCGTGACGGTCTGCCCCTCGTCCGGTGCGGTCACCACGGCCACGGGGCGCGTACTGGCGGGTGTCACCGACACGACAGCTCCTCCGGGCACGGTTCGACGGAGTAGCCATCGTCACCCCACAGCGGTGCAGATGCAAGTGCATCCGCACGATTGGCCGAACGTGCGGCCGGGTGGTGGCGCAGCGTGGTGAGCGCCACGTCGGAGACCTCCGGCCGCTCCGGGCCGGGTCCCGGAACCGATCGGACGGGCCGGTGATCACGGTGTCTTCCAGGGCGGACACCGGGTGTCGCGGCGTCAGCACCCATTGTGGCACTGGTCACGTGGATCACGGCTCCGGGGGTCGCCGCCCGTCCTCAGCGGCTGCATCGAGCGCCCGACGGCACTAACCTCGCCAGTCATGACCGCTCCCGAACAGGCTCCTCCTCGGGCGTCCACGGTTCCGGACGGGGACGCCGCGACCGGCGCATCCGGCCCGGCGGCCGACGCCGACGGTGACGGTGACCATACGTACGAGATCGGCTCCCCGGTCCCGGCGGACGGGGTGGACATGTGGCGGCTGGCGGTGGAGTCGCGGACGCTGGACGTGAACTCCCGCTACGCCTACATCCTGTGGTGTCGCGACTTCGCGCGCACCTCGGTCATCGCCCGGCGCGACGACGGCCGTGCCGTCGGCTACGTGACCGGCTACCTGCGCCCGGAGAACGACGCCCTGTTCATCTGGCAGGTGTGCGTCGACCCGGTGGCACGCGGGGCGGGCCTCGCCGGTCGGATGCTGGACGCCGTCTGGGAGCAGGCGGTCGCCGTGGGCGGCACCGAGCGGATGGAGACCACCATCACGCCGGACAACGCCTCGTCGATCCGGCTGTTCACCAAGTTCGCCGAGCGCCACGACACCACCATCGAGCGGGAGGACCTGTTCGGTCTCGACCTGCTCGGTGACTCCCACGAGCCGGAGAACCTCTATCTCATCGGCCCGATCGCAGCAGACAAGGGTGAGAACACATGACCGTTTTCGAGGATCTCGAGTCCCAGGTCCGCAGCTACTGCCGCAACTGGCCCGTCGTCTTCGACACGGCGAAGGGGAGCCGTCTGACCGACGTCGACGGCAACTCCTACCTCGACTTCTTCGGCGGCGCGGGAGCGCTGAACTACGGGCACAACCCCGAGGTGCTGAAGAAGCCGCTCATCGAGTACCTGACGCGCGACGGCATCACCCACGGCCTGGACATGTACACCTCGGCCAAGGGCGAGTTCCTCACCACCTTCGAGGAGATCATCCTCAAGCCGCGGAACCTGCAGTACAAGGTCCAGTTCCCCGGCCCGACCGGCGCCAACGCCGTCGAGTCCGCGCTGAAGCTCGCCCGCAAGATCAGCGGTCGCGAGGCGCTGATCAACTTCACCAACGCGTTCCACGGCATGACGCTGGGCGCGCTGTCGGTGACCGGCAACTCGATGAAGCGCGGTGGCGCGGGCATCCCGCTGGTCCACTCGACGCCGATGCCGTTCGACAACTACTTCGACGGCAAGATGCCCGACTTCCTGTGGTTCGAGAAGGTCCTCGACGACACGGGCTCCAGCCTCAACGAGCCGGCCGCGGTCATCGTCGAGACCGTGCAGGGCGAGGGCGGGCTCAACCCGGCCCGCATCGAGTGGCTGCAGGGGCTGCGTGACCTGTGCACCCGCAAGGGCATCCTGATGATCGTCGACGACGTGCAGATGGGCTGCGGCCGGACCGGTCCGTTCTTCTCGTTCGAGATCGCCGGCATCCAGCCCGACATCGTCACGATCTCCAAGTCCATCTCCGGCTACGGCCTGCCGATGGCGCTCGTGCTGATCAAGCCGGAGTACGACCAGTGGGGCCCCGGCGAGCACAACGGCACATTCCGCGGCAACAACCCCGCGTTCGTCACCGCCACGCACACGCTGCGCAACTGGTGGACCGACGACACGCTGGAGAAGGAGACGCTGCGCAAGGGCGAGAAGGTCGAGGAGGCCTTCAACAAGATCATCGGTGACAACCAGGGCACCGAGATGTTCACCAAGGGCCGTGGGATGGCGCGGGGCATCCAGTTCGAGGGGGAGGGGCTCGCCGAGAAGGTCGCCTCGAAGGCCTTCGAGCACCGCCTGCTGCTGGAGACCGCCGGTCCGAACGACGAGGTCCTCAAGCTGCTGGCGCCGCTCACGACCACCGACGACGAGCTCGACGAGGGTCTTGCGATCATCGGCGAGTCCGTCCGCACCGTCATCGGGAGCTGATACCCACATGATCGTCCGCACCATCGACGAGATCACCGGAACCGATCGGGACGTCGAGTCCGAGAACGGCCAGTGGCGCAGCAAGCGGATCGTGCTGGCCAACGACAAGGTCGGTTTCTCGGTCCACGAGACCACCCTGCAGGCCGGGACGATCAACGACTTCTGGTATGCGAACCACATCGAGGCCGTCTTCATCACCGAGGGTGAGGGCGAGCTGTACGACAAGGACAACGACGTCACGTACCAGCTCAAGCCGGGCTCGATCTACGTGCTGAGCGGCCACGAGAAGCACCAGCTCCGTCCGAAGACCACCATCAAGTGCGTGTGCGTCTTCAACCCGCCGGTCACCGGCCGGGAGGTGCACGACGAGAACGGCGTGTACCCGCTGGTCACGGAGGACTGAACCTCCCGCTCCGCGATCACACCGCGAGGGGTGTTTCCGCTGTGTTACAGCGGGAACGCCCCTCGCAGTCGTTCATACGACACCCGTTCGAAGGGAACCGAACCGACAGCGACTCACAGGAGGGTCCATGACCGCGCTGGTCGGCAACGAACCGCGTCTCGTGCGCGCCGCGGGTGACCGCTACCCGACGCACGTCTCGAACACACAGGTCTTCATCGACCGCGCCGAGCCCACCGTCTGGAGCGACCGGGCGAGCGCGGGCATGTTCGGCGCCCAGGAGCTGGAGGCGCACGAGCGCGGCGGTTTCGTGCAGGTGCCGGGCCTGCTGACGGCCGAGGAGGTCGCGGAGTACCAGGCCGAGCTGGACCGGCTCGCCGCCGACCCGCAGGTGCGCGCCGACGAGCGCTGCATCGTCGAGAAGTCCTCCGACGAGGTCCGCTCGATCTTCGAGGTCCACCGGATCTCGGAGGCGGTCGGCCGGCTGGTGCGCGACGAGCGGGTGCTCTCGCGGGCCCGCCAGATCCTCGGCTCCGACGTCGACGTCCACCAGAGCCGGATCAACTGCAAGCCCGGCTTCGGCGGCGGTGGTTCTACTGGCACTCGGACTTCGAGACCTGGCACGCCGAGGACGGCATGCCAGGTCCGCGTGCGGTCAGCTGCTCGATCTCGCTGACCGACAACCACCCGTTCAACGGCTGCCTCATGATCATGCCCGGATCGCACCGGACCTTCGTGTCCTGCGTGGGCGAGACGCCGGAGGACTACTACCGGACGTCGCTGAAGGAGCAGAAGATCGGCACGCCCGACGCACGGTCGATCGCCGAGCTCGCCGAGCGGCACGGCATCACGATGATGACCGGGGACGCGGGCGGGGCGACGTCGTTCGACTCCAACTGCATGCACGGCTCCGGCGACAACATCACGCCGTACCCGCGGTCGAACATCTTCCTGGTGTTCAACAGTGCCGAGAACGCGTGCGTCGCGCCGTTCTCGGCACCGCGGCCGCGGCCGTCCTACATCGGGGCCCGGGACCACACCCCGACCCGCTGAGCGGTCCACCGCGCACCGCGACGTACGGCTCAGGCGTCCTGCAGCGGAGCCAGCTGAGGACGCTTGGCGTGGTAGTCGTCCCAGGTGCTGGTGCCGCGCAGGCGCCGGCGCAGGAACGGCATCACGTGCTGGGTGACCCACCGCAGGTCCTCGGCCTGCCGGGCGGTCCACGGCGCGGGCTCGACCGCCGGCTCCGGCCACGGGCCGCGCCAGTCCGGCGCGTCCTCGCCGAGCGTCTCCAGCACCCGCCAGGCGACCCGCTCGTGCGCGTGCGGCACCAGGTGCAGCCGGTCCGGGCCCCAGGCCCGCGGGTCGGCGAGGCAGTCCATCGCCCACAGGTCGACGACGCGGCAGCCGTGCCGTTCGGCGGCGGCCCGCATGTCCTCGTTGTAGCAGGCGATCCGGCCCCGCAGCCTGCGGATGAGCGGGTGCATCCGGCGCAGGTCGAAGCCGGTGAAGATGAGCACCTCGGCCCCGGTGGCGACCAGCCTGCCGAGCGCGGCGTCGAAGCGGGCGGCGAGGTCGTCGACGTCGCAGCTCCAGCCGATGATGTCGTTGCCGCCGGCGCAGAAGGTGATCAGGTCGGGGCGCATCGCCTCGGCGACCGGGATCTGCTCGTCGACGATCTGGTCCAGGACCTTCCCGCGCACCGCCAGGTTGGCGTAGCCGAAGCCGGGACGGCGCTCGGCGAGGAACTCGGCGACGCGGTCGGCCCAGCCGCGTGCCCTGCCGTCCGGGGTCAGGTCGTCGAGGCCCTCGGTGAAGCTGTCCCCGATCGCGACGAAGCTCCGGTGCTGTGCGCGCCCCTGATCGTGTCGCTGCGTGGCCATCGACACCGCCCCCTCCCGGTCCGGGATCCTGATCTGTGCCCATCTGTTGTTCACTGCAACGACGTGCGGCGTTACAGCGATGATCACCCTCTCCGGGCCCGTACGCCAATCGGATCCGTCGACCTGCGGCCCGAGATAGGGCACCCTTAGTCAGGTGACACCCGATCCCGCCTCCCGCACCGCGCCCCGGGAGGACCCGCGGCTGGCCGAGCTGCTCGGCGGCCGGGCCGGTGCCGTCGACGCCTCGGTCCCGGTCGTCGCGTTCGTGCTCGCCTGGGTGGTGGCGAACGCCGCGGGGTCGCTGTTCCCGATCAACTGGGGGGCCGGCGCGGCGATCGTCGCCGGGGCCTGGGTGGCCGCATGGCGGCTGTGCCGGGGGCGGCGGCCGCGTGCGGTGCTGTTCGGGCTGGCCGGGGTCGTCGTCGCGGCCGCGATCGCGCTGATCACCGGGCGTGCGTCGGACTTCTTCCTGGTCCAGATCGTTTCCAACGTCGGCAGCGCCCTGGCCTGGGCGATCTCGATCGTGGTGCGCTGGCCGCTGCTGGGGGTGGTGGTCGGCGGACTGCTGGGCCAGCGGACCCGGTGGCGGCGCGACCCGGACCTGCTGCGCGGGTACCAGCGGGCGTCCTGGGCGTGGGTGGCGCAGTACCTCGTGCGGCTGTCGGTGTTCCTCCCGTTGTGGGCGGCCGACCAGGTGGTGCTGCTGGGCGTCGCGCGGACGGTGCTGAGCCCGCTGCTGGTCGGGCTGAGCGTGCTCGTGTCGTGGCCTTTGCTGCGTACGGCGCTGCCGGCCGATCACCCGGGCATTCGTCACCCCCGGTGACGCTGTCCGACAACCGGTGACGGTAGGATCGTGATCTTCCCGTGATCTTTGCGCGATCGTGTGAAGGTCACCACATCGGGTGATCGTCCGGCGCAGTCGCTGCGTCCCCGGACGTTCCCCCGGCGGCGATCTGCCTGCACCGACGATCACTGCAAGGAGCCATGCCACACCAGCGCCCCCCGGAGCCCGGCTCCGGCGACGCCCCCCGTGGCGTCCCCGGCCCGGCCCGTCCCCCCGCCCAGCCGTCCGCTCCCCGACCCGGCACCGGTCGTCCGGTGGCCTCCCCCGACGCCCCGCGGCTGCCCCGGCAGCGCACGGCACCCCCGCCCCGTACGCGCGGTGGACGGGGCCCGCAGCCGCCGTCGGG is a window from the Pseudonocardia sp. HH130629-09 genome containing:
- a CDS encoding NAD-dependent epimerase/dehydratase family protein, whose amino-acid sequence is MERVLVTGSSGHLGEALVRTLTGDGVPVVGLDRRPSPWTAVVASLTDRDALRSALRGVTHVLHTATLHKPHVGSHSRQDFVDTNVSGTIAVLEESAAAGVRGVVFTSSTSGFGRALTPAPGGPATWIDETVVPRVRNVYGATKTAAEDLCELAALDPGLPVVVLRTSRFFPEADDRDDVRAAHDDTTLKLVEFCHRRVDVADVVSAHLAAARRAPELGFARYVVSAPSPFRRSDLAELGSDPAAVLERRAPALAALLAERGRPVPPVDRVYCPDRAVVELGWTPIWDVDAVVARVREGGSPRSPLADVVGARGYHDSPTGVYTR
- a CDS encoding choline/carnitine O-acyltransferase; this translates as MGVTTTFAADDDLSKVPLPTLSASVDRFLEWCAPLLTPDEYARTEAAAHELLVEGGPASVLQADLERFDAGTHSWLDAFWPSRYLGRRDRIALNANFFFLFGPGTTTDPCERAAQLTVAALGHKADLDAGTFPPLVNRGVAQSMDQSRHIFSTTRIPGDPQDTVRTPYSDGWPGPSTERHVVVLHRGRIHRLDVIGEDGASHTAGEIADALREIREAHPERAATGDAVGALTTLARAEWAAVRDRLTGLDPANAEAVDLVERALLAVCLDETDPADEESAARTLLAGDSGDRWFDKALSIVVLADGTAGVNIEHCELDGTTVLTLVDAMFADPVEVHAERIGTRPQGTPPHGELRFVLDDDLRATVSRAHDEFAAFLDATATELVAFDDFGADAAKALKCSPDAFVQACYQVAHRRAKGVTGATYESIATRQFRRGRTEAMRVVTPEMVAFVDTMDDPQASDADKVETFRAAAAAHGARAKQCQQGDAPEQHLWELDWIRRRRGAELGVTEQLAVFDSPGWTIMRDDWLSTSSAPSDNIRYFGFGSTSSRCIGVAYVLLPDRFHVHLSTPADQAEGMHAFARELRTAVTELRNLLA
- a CDS encoding HalD/BesD family halogenase; this translates as MQPSALAAPQELDPVDLTRYPVHEPGSSGWEDAVRRARAQLAADGCAVLPGFVRASWRDRLRTEGEAVAPLAHHETAVVNVYNTDPDPTLPADHPARVRMERGNAFVARDRIPAAALIHRLYPQPAFRAFLAACTGVPELHELADPLAGLCLNVVGDGRSHPWHFDTNEIAISLLTRAPEAGGVFEYCPDIRDTTSENTADVAEVLHGRGGARVRRLVLRPGDLQLFRGRYSLHRVTEVRGDTARHTAIFSYSTRPGVVGSAARTRQLFGRTLSEHGGSRAVRVDGLLD
- the tatA gene encoding Sec-independent protein translocase subunit TatA, with amino-acid sequence MGAVSPTHWLVVLVVLVLLFGAKKLPEMARSVGRSSRILKSEMRGLRDDDERPGETGPGGATRADPEVRDPGTRQPGAAEATARPEPRPETHRA
- a CDS encoding SDR family oxidoreductase gives rise to the protein MTVLVTGASRGVGAATARLLAARGQDILVGHRASPEDAAAVVAECRAAGVNAAAVAADVTRTEGVEQLFDAAAALPSPLTGVVANAGGAPSRQRLEDMSDARIDEVLALNLRAALLCSREAVHRMSTRYGGAGGVLVHVTSRAAVLGSPGEWNDYAAAKAGVEALVVGLAKEVAADGIRVAAVRPGLLDTDFHARAGEPGRIERMAPSIPMGRAGHPDEVATAIAWLLSDEASYVTGAVLDVSGGR
- the ectA gene encoding diaminobutyrate acetyltransferase, whose protein sequence is MTAPEQAPPRASTVPDGDAATGASGPAADADGDGDHTYEIGSPVPADGVDMWRLAVESRTLDVNSRYAYILWCRDFARTSVIARRDDGRAVGYVTGYLRPENDALFIWQVCVDPVARGAGLAGRMLDAVWEQAVAVGGTERMETTITPDNASSIRLFTKFAERHDTTIEREDLFGLDLLGDSHEPENLYLIGPIAADKGENT
- the ectB gene encoding diaminobutyrate--2-oxoglutarate transaminase, which encodes MTVFEDLESQVRSYCRNWPVVFDTAKGSRLTDVDGNSYLDFFGGAGALNYGHNPEVLKKPLIEYLTRDGITHGLDMYTSAKGEFLTTFEEIILKPRNLQYKVQFPGPTGANAVESALKLARKISGREALINFTNAFHGMTLGALSVTGNSMKRGGAGIPLVHSTPMPFDNYFDGKMPDFLWFEKVLDDTGSSLNEPAAVIVETVQGEGGLNPARIEWLQGLRDLCTRKGILMIVDDVQMGCGRTGPFFSFEIAGIQPDIVTISKSISGYGLPMALVLIKPEYDQWGPGEHNGTFRGNNPAFVTATHTLRNWWTDDTLEKETLRKGEKVEEAFNKIIGDNQGTEMFTKGRGMARGIQFEGEGLAEKVASKAFEHRLLLETAGPNDEVLKLLAPLTTTDDELDEGLAIIGESVRTVIGS
- a CDS encoding ectoine synthase → MIVRTIDEITGTDRDVESENGQWRSKRIVLANDKVGFSVHETTLQAGTINDFWYANHIEAVFITEGEGELYDKDNDVTYQLKPGSIYVLSGHEKHQLRPKTTIKCVCVFNPPVTGREVHDENGVYPLVTED
- a CDS encoding SGNH/GDSL hydrolase family protein; protein product: MATQRHDQGRAQHRSFVAIGDSFTEGLDDLTPDGRARGWADRVAEFLAERRPGFGYANLAVRGKVLDQIVDEQIPVAEAMRPDLITFCAGGNDIIGWSCDVDDLAARFDAALGRLVATGAEVLIFTGFDLRRMHPLIRRLRGRIACYNEDMRAAAERHGCRVVDLWAMDCLADPRAWGPDRLHLVPHAHERVAWRVLETLGEDAPDWRGPWPEPAVEPAPWTARQAEDLRWVTQHVMPFLRRRLRGTSTWDDYHAKRPQLAPLQDA
- a CDS encoding DUF3159 domain-containing protein; amino-acid sequence: MTPDPASRTAPREDPRLAELLGGRAGAVDASVPVVAFVLAWVVANAAGSLFPINWGAGAAIVAGAWVAAWRLCRGRRPRAVLFGLAGVVVAAAIALITGRASDFFLVQIVSNVGSALAWAISIVVRWPLLGVVVGGLLGQRTRWRRDPDLLRGYQRASWAWVAQYLVRLSVFLPLWAADQVVLLGVARTVLSPLLVGLSVLVSWPLLRTALPADHPGIRHPR